The Crocosphaera sp. UHCC 0190 genome has a window encoding:
- a CDS encoding lmo0937 family membrane protein produces the protein MLDLVWTAVVILFILWVLGFSVHIGGSLIHLLLVLVLIGIVYNLLIRRRI, from the coding sequence ATGTTAGATCTCGTTTGGACTGCTGTTGTTATACTTTTCATCCTCTGGGTGTTAGGATTCTCCGTTCACATTGGCGGTAGCTTAATCCACCTGCTTTTGGTTTTGGTGCTGATTGGTATTGTCTACAACTTACTGATAAGACGACGCATTTAA
- a CDS encoding alpha-amylase family glycosyl hydrolase, which produces MATKIEFQLFAPYNKAVSLIGSFSNWEEIPMEKNDQGNFKIQVELADGIYQYKFRVQSKSWFLEPDQWVDIVDPYATDVDNATQNGILRIKDGQPIVDTYVWQHDDKPLPPDHALVIYEMHIADFSGGETDEKRRGKFKHALEKLDYLCDLGINAIELMPVQEYPGDYGWGYNPRHFFAAENSYGSTEDLKHLIDECHGRGIRVLIDGIYNHSESASPLTQIDHDYWYRHAPKDPEFSWGPEFNYEHYDENLGTYPARKFIGDNVRFWIEEYHTDGIRYDAARQIGNYDFLRWIVEETKLVAGSKPFYNVAEYIPEDNSITGYDGPMDGCWHESFYNSIVAHLCGDRFDIEELKNVLDCKRQGFIGVTNVVNYLTNHDHNHLMTEFANREIFDDSAFKRAKLGAALMMTAVGVPMIWMGEEFGEYKSKTIEPSKIDWRLLENDANRSLFEYYKGLIDLRKNNHAFYHENIDFFHEDSDNRVLAYCRWNEEGSRIVVIANFSDNFLAGYQVTNFPANGIWHEWTHNYEVETNDNNIMTDLSEYEAKVFIWQ; this is translated from the coding sequence ATGGCAACCAAGATCGAATTTCAACTCTTTGCTCCCTATAATAAGGCAGTCTCATTAATCGGTTCGTTTTCTAATTGGGAAGAAATCCCCATGGAAAAAAATGATCAAGGCAACTTCAAAATCCAAGTTGAACTAGCAGATGGTATTTATCAATATAAATTTCGTGTTCAGTCAAAAAGCTGGTTTTTGGAACCTGATCAATGGGTAGATATTGTTGATCCCTATGCCACTGATGTTGATAATGCAACCCAAAATGGTATCCTGCGAATCAAAGATGGTCAACCCATTGTTGATACTTATGTTTGGCAACACGATGACAAACCGTTACCTCCCGATCATGCTTTAGTGATTTATGAGATGCACATTGCCGACTTTTCAGGGGGTGAAACTGATGAGAAGCGGCGCGGAAAATTTAAACACGCTCTCGAAAAGCTCGATTATCTCTGTGATTTAGGCATTAATGCCATTGAACTCATGCCCGTGCAAGAGTATCCTGGTGATTATGGTTGGGGTTACAATCCGCGCCATTTCTTTGCCGCAGAAAATAGTTATGGTTCCACTGAAGATCTTAAACACCTGATTGATGAATGTCATGGCAGAGGCATTCGCGTGTTAATTGACGGCATTTATAATCACTCAGAATCCGCTAGTCCCCTAACTCAAATTGATCATGATTATTGGTATCGTCATGCTCCTAAAGATCCCGAATTTAGTTGGGGGCCAGAATTCAATTATGAACATTACGACGAGAACTTAGGCACTTATCCCGCTCGTAAATTTATTGGTGATAATGTGCGTTTTTGGATTGAAGAGTATCATACGGACGGTATTCGCTACGATGCTGCTCGACAAATTGGTAATTACGATTTCCTACGCTGGATTGTTGAAGAAACAAAACTTGTCGCGGGTTCTAAGCCATTCTACAATGTTGCTGAGTATATTCCTGAAGATAATAGCATTACTGGTTATGATGGCCCCATGGATGGTTGCTGGCATGAAAGTTTTTACAATTCCATTGTCGCGCATTTATGTGGCGATCGCTTCGATATTGAGGAACTCAAAAACGTACTCGACTGCAAACGTCAAGGGTTTATTGGTGTAACCAATGTAGTCAACTATCTGACTAATCATGACCATAATCATTTAATGACGGAATTTGCCAATCGAGAGATATTTGATGATTCAGCTTTTAAACGAGCTAAACTGGGAGCCGCACTGATGATGACGGCTGTTGGCGTACCGATGATCTGGATGGGTGAGGAATTTGGGGAATATAAGTCTAAAACCATTGAACCGTCTAAAATTGACTGGCGTTTATTAGAGAATGATGCCAATCGCAGCTTGTTTGAATATTATAAGGGTTTAATTGATTTACGGAAGAATAATCATGCTTTTTATCATGAAAACATCGACTTTTTTCACGAAGATTCAGATAATCGTGTACTTGCCTACTGTCGTTGGAATGAAGAAGGTTCCCGCATAGTGGTTATTGCCAATTTCTCAGATAATTTCTTGGCCGGCTATCAAGTGACTAATTTTCCCGCTAATGGTATTTGGCACGAATGGACACACAATTATGAGGTGGAGACGAATGATAACAATATCATGACTGATTTGTCAGAATATGAGGCTAAGGTTTTTATTTGGCAGTAA
- a CDS encoding CsbD family protein produces MISFQQIRRFFVTMVLATMLAITVAFDFGTTNAWAATSSISSISASNTQLMAMWGGGNSTAKEIEGKAQETIGNITGDLETQSAGKAKQFKAQTLEGLNNSIVNPDYEPGGKTKQVAKEDREGTKAIEAQARESFN; encoded by the coding sequence ATGATTTCATTTCAGCAAATTCGTCGCTTTTTTGTTACCATGGTATTAGCAACCATGCTCGCAATTACCGTAGCTTTTGATTTTGGAACTACCAATGCTTGGGCAGCAACTTCTTCCATCTCATCTATTAGTGCATCTAATACCCAACTAATGGCTATGTGGGGCGGGGGAAATTCAACAGCGAAAGAGATTGAAGGCAAAGCGCAAGAAACAATAGGCAACATAACAGGCGATCTCGAAACTCAATCTGCTGGAAAAGCCAAACAATTTAAAGCACAAACTCTAGAAGGACTCAATAACAGTATTGTTAATCCCGACTATGAACCTGGTGGAAAAACCAAGCAAGTAGCAAAAGAAGATCGTGAAGGAACAAAAGCTATAGAAGCTCAAGCTCGTGAGAGTTTCAACTAA
- a CDS encoding signal transduction histidine kinase (STHK), LytS: MNRYTEVTGASTSNRLRDVGNLDSNEKEVPQTAAKGTVAGGAVGGLTGLLIGLGLVAIPGIGPIMLAGAAATAIATTISGTVIGAAAGTLAGGLVGLGIPADRAKIYSDRVSDGDYLVMVEGSEADIDLAKSIFDKHSIDDWYAYDLPSESVQTTTTVSNRHSRV, translated from the coding sequence ATGAATCGCTATACTGAAGTTACGGGAGCTAGTACAAGTAATCGATTGAGAGATGTCGGTAACTTAGATAGCAATGAAAAAGAAGTTCCACAAACAGCAGCAAAAGGAACTGTTGCTGGTGGTGCTGTCGGAGGTTTAACAGGTTTATTAATCGGACTAGGTCTTGTTGCCATTCCTGGTATTGGCCCAATAATGTTGGCCGGTGCGGCCGCAACTGCGATCGCTACAACTATTTCAGGCACAGTCATCGGTGCTGCAGCTGGTACTTTGGCCGGTGGACTTGTCGGCTTAGGTATCCCCGCAGATCGAGCAAAGATCTATAGCGATCGCGTTTCTGATGGTGATTATCTGGTCATGGTTGAAGGCTCAGAAGCCGATATCGACCTGGCTAAGTCAATTTTCGATAAGCATAGCATTGATGATTGGTATGCTTACGATTTACCTAGCGAGTCGGTGCAGACTACGACAACAGTTTCTAATCGTCACTCACGAGTCTAG
- a CDS encoding BON domain-containing protein, whose translation MNRLTKITSTLPLLLSVLLMVTVSGCASTKTTSDAPNTTDKNGPVATTENVKTNQEDAQSGTRKKQLESDIRAREQRNDLGGDTEKRAEGDLANEVRSKLEANIPRGQLTVTAKKSDVTVSGTVKTQDELNKIEPLAMEIKGVNTVMVKAVVKP comes from the coding sequence ATGAATAGGCTCACCAAAATAACCTCTACCCTGCCCTTACTACTCAGCGTTTTGTTGATGGTAACTGTATCGGGTTGTGCAAGCACTAAAACAACATCCGATGCCCCCAATACCACAGACAAAAATGGGCCGGTTGCGACAACAGAAAATGTTAAAACCAACCAAGAAGATGCTCAAAGTGGAACGCGCAAAAAACAACTAGAGTCAGACATCCGAGCGCGGGAACAACGCAATGATCTCGGAGGTGATACCGAAAAACGTGCTGAGGGAGATTTGGCTAATGAAGTGCGTAGTAAACTAGAGGCAAATATCCCTCGTGGTCAGCTAACCGTCACGGCTAAGAAAAGCGATGTTACTGTATCGGGGACGGTTAAAACACAGGATGAACTCAATAAAATTGAACCATTAGCAATGGAAATTAAAGGCGTTAATACCGTTATGGTAAAAGCTGTTGTGAAACCATAA
- a CDS encoding CsbD family protein has translation MISFTQIRKFFVTIILAFMLAITIAFDFGTTNSWAATSSISSISPSDTQLIALWGFGKAKATGKNIEGKAQEAVGNLTGDPKDQMMGKAKQIESQARNTAEDVKDKMQLQGRAKAVTKNIEGKVQETRGNVTGNRGDQFAGKAKQTESQARNAVEDVKDTVQNVFN, from the coding sequence ATGATTTCTTTTACACAGATCCGTAAGTTTTTTGTTACCATAATTTTAGCTTTCATGCTGGCAATTACTATAGCTTTTGATTTTGGAACTACGAATAGTTGGGCAGCAACTTCTTCCATCTCATCTATCAGTCCATCTGATACTCAGCTAATAGCTCTATGGGGATTCGGAAAAGCCAAAGCAACAGGGAAAAATATTGAAGGCAAAGCCCAAGAAGCAGTAGGCAACCTCACTGGTGATCCCAAAGATCAGATGATGGGAAAAGCCAAACAAATTGAAAGTCAGGCTCGTAATACAGCCGAAGATGTGAAAGACAAAATGCAGTTACAAGGGAGAGCAAAAGCTGTTACCAAAAATATTGAAGGCAAAGTTCAAGAAACGAGAGGTAACGTTACAGGAAACCGTGGCGATCAATTTGCTGGAAAAGCCAAACAAACGGAAAGTCAAGCTCGTAATGCAGTAGAAGATGTGAAAGATACGGTTCAAAATGTCTTCAATTAA
- a CDS encoding lmo0937 family membrane protein, which produces MSNLIWTVAVVLFIFWLLGFSIHIGGSLIHILLVLALVAIVYNLMTGRTIG; this is translated from the coding sequence ATGTCTAATCTAATCTGGACTGTCGCTGTTGTACTTTTCATCTTTTGGTTGTTAGGATTCTCAATTCACATTGGGGGTAGCTTAATTCATATACTTTTGGTTTTAGCCTTAGTTGCCATTGTCTATAACTTAATGACAGGGCGAACAATTGGCTAA
- a CDS encoding low affinity iron permease family protein, translating into MRKERHKKSLFYKLTSNTAEAVGSPVASILAFSVIIVWAITGPLFKFSDTWQLCINTGTTIVTFLMVFLIQNSQNRDAKAVQLKLDELIRSSSSAHNEIIDVEESSQEELEQLAKDYSKLANNSQK; encoded by the coding sequence ATGCGAAAAGAGCGACACAAAAAAAGTTTATTCTACAAACTTACCAGCAATACTGCTGAAGCTGTTGGCTCTCCCGTTGCCTCAATCTTGGCATTTAGTGTGATTATTGTTTGGGCAATCACGGGGCCGCTTTTTAAGTTTTCTGATACATGGCAACTGTGCATTAACACAGGGACAACAATTGTAACTTTCTTGATGGTCTTTCTCATCCAAAACTCACAGAACCGTGATGCCAAAGCAGTTCAACTCAAATTGGATGAGTTAATTCGCTCTAGCAGTTCAGCCCACAATGAAATTATTGATGTGGAAGAATCGTCACAGGAAGAATTAGAACAACTGGCAAAGGATTATTCCAAACTGGCTAACAATTCCCAAAAATAA
- a CDS encoding FAD-dependent oxidoreductase has translation MNSLTGKPISYWIDSTPKTSFPTLSNDIAVDVAIVGGGIAGLTTAILLKRAGKTVAIIESQKMVTGVSGHTTAKVTSLHQLIYADLLQDLGIDKARLYAESNQAALEQVAKFVAEENIDCDFSRRSAYTFAESEQGLKKIEDEVTAALKLGLPACFVKETSLPFAIAGAVKFDHQAQFHPRKYLLHLAQCVQGDGSYVFEDTRVLNVEEEKTSCQVITDKSVITAQEVVITTNLPILDRGLFFAKTYPKRSYIVGAKIDPEQAPEGMFIGSGERYFSIRTTPDRNGLLLLVGGGGHKVGEISKTEEQYQKVEDFARVRFGIDTFDYRWSTQDMVSFDNLPYIGKLTPLSSHIYVATGFSMWGMTKGTLSGMLLSDLILGINNPWANLYDATRATPFATSEGIKQTISVGMHWVGDRFQGLEKSTLSEVVSGEGKLVTIDGEKLAAYRDEQGSIHAVSAVCSHLGCIVAWNSAEKSWDCPCHGARFGCDGVVLHGPAVKDLKVYEP, from the coding sequence ATGAATTCTTTAACTGGTAAACCGATTTCCTATTGGATTGACTCGACTCCAAAAACGAGCTTTCCAACTTTAAGCAATGATATCGCCGTCGATGTGGCAATTGTGGGTGGTGGGATCGCAGGGCTAACAACTGCCATTCTGCTCAAAAGAGCGGGTAAAACTGTTGCTATCATTGAATCCCAAAAAATGGTAACAGGAGTAAGCGGTCATACTACTGCCAAAGTCACATCCCTTCATCAGCTAATTTACGCTGATCTGCTCCAAGATCTAGGTATAGACAAAGCGCGGCTCTATGCTGAGTCTAATCAAGCAGCCCTAGAGCAAGTCGCTAAATTTGTGGCGGAAGAGAACATTGACTGCGACTTTAGCCGCCGCAGTGCTTATACTTTTGCTGAATCGGAACAGGGACTCAAAAAAATCGAGGACGAGGTTACAGCCGCCCTTAAACTGGGATTACCTGCCTGTTTTGTAAAAGAGACTTCTTTGCCATTTGCGATCGCTGGAGCAGTCAAGTTCGATCATCAAGCGCAATTTCATCCCCGCAAATACTTACTCCATCTGGCCCAGTGTGTTCAAGGTGATGGCAGCTATGTGTTTGAAGATACGAGGGTTTTGAATGTTGAGGAAGAAAAAACATCTTGCCAGGTTATTACCGATAAAAGTGTGATAACAGCACAAGAAGTCGTGATCACGACCAATCTACCCATCCTAGATAGGGGACTCTTTTTCGCTAAAACCTATCCCAAACGCTCTTACATTGTCGGGGCAAAAATCGACCCTGAGCAAGCACCAGAGGGGATGTTTATTGGCAGTGGGGAAAGATACTTCTCAATTCGTACCACTCCTGATCGCAATGGATTATTGCTTTTAGTCGGTGGTGGTGGGCATAAAGTGGGCGAAATCTCCAAAACAGAGGAACAATACCAGAAAGTGGAGGACTTTGCTCGTGTGCGCTTTGGCATTGATACCTTTGACTATCGCTGGTCAACCCAGGACATGGTGTCATTTGACAATTTGCCCTACATCGGCAAATTAACGCCCCTTAGTTCTCACATTTATGTGGCAACGGGTTTTAGTATGTGGGGAATGACAAAAGGGACGCTGTCTGGAATGCTGCTTTCGGACTTGATTTTAGGCATCAATAACCCTTGGGCAAATTTGTATGATGCCACTCGTGCGACACCATTTGCAACGTCAGAAGGAATCAAGCAGACGATTAGTGTCGGTATGCATTGGGTGGGTGATCGATTTCAAGGACTAGAAAAATCAACGCTTTCCGAGGTGGTTTCTGGTGAAGGAAAACTGGTGACGATCGATGGTGAAAAGCTTGCCGCTTATCGGGATGAACAGGGATCGATTCACGCTGTTTCTGCGGTGTGTTCTCATTTGGGTTGCATCGTTGCTTGGAACAGTGCAGAAAAGAGTTGGGACTGCCCTTGTCATGGTGCTCGCTTCGGCTGCGATGGAGTAGTGCTTCATGGACCGGCAGTGAAAGACTTGAAGGTTTATGAGCCGTGA
- a CDS encoding heavy metal translocating P-type ATPase has product MFKRRFFICLLLTLPVLYFAPSFQQWFNYQAIQFPGSNWVTPILSTVIYFYGGLVFLKGAYHELRSKIGMMTLVALAITVAFVYSVAVSLGLEGNSFYWELATLVVIMLLGHWIEMASVQGASRALEHLADLVPSLAHKKVNGQIKDVSVSELVEADRILIRPGEQIPIDGEVVDGNSSVNEAFLTGESRPVVKKASDEVVAGSVNGEGALTIKVTRTGDKTTLSQIMRLVKEAQASKSQYQNQADKLAGWLTYTAIAVSTLTFIVWLSVGTGGLTFAINRAVTVLVITCPHALGLAIPLVIINATSMAAKNGILVRNRDAFERARGIKTIAFDKTGTLTKGQFGVERIYADGIEELPALVIAASLESLSEHPLGQAIVEEAHNRNSQLSQGTDFKAVPGQGVEGVVNNQRYRVGRPEWVEELKLRFPPTLEKKLQESESRGESAIALMDDQQVLAVFGLADQVRESARKAVKKLQKMGVQVVMITGDAEAVAKTVAEDLHIDRYYARVLPEDKAALIRKLKAEQPTAFVGDGINDAPALTEADLGLAIGAGTNVAIESADLVLVKSDPLDATYALKLAKATYNKMIQNLFWATGYNVIGIPLAAGIAAPFGIILSPAVGAVLMSISTVVVSINAMLLRRVRLHD; this is encoded by the coding sequence ATGTTCAAACGCCGCTTCTTTATTTGCCTCCTGCTCACCCTACCCGTCCTCTATTTTGCGCCATCGTTTCAGCAGTGGTTTAATTATCAAGCGATCCAGTTTCCTGGTTCAAATTGGGTAACGCCCATTCTCTCAACCGTTATTTATTTCTATGGTGGCTTGGTTTTTCTGAAGGGGGCTTACCACGAACTCCGCAGTAAAATTGGCATGATGACTCTGGTTGCCCTTGCCATCACCGTAGCGTTTGTCTACAGCGTGGCAGTGTCTCTGGGATTAGAAGGAAATTCCTTTTATTGGGAACTAGCAACCCTAGTCGTGATCATGTTACTCGGTCACTGGATTGAAATGGCATCTGTGCAAGGAGCCAGCCGCGCTCTAGAGCATCTCGCAGATCTAGTGCCGTCCCTCGCTCACAAAAAGGTCAATGGGCAGATCAAAGATGTATCTGTGAGTGAATTAGTTGAAGCCGATCGGATTCTCATTCGTCCGGGTGAACAAATCCCCATTGATGGTGAAGTTGTAGACGGTAACTCCAGCGTTAACGAAGCTTTTTTAACGGGAGAGTCGCGCCCAGTGGTCAAAAAAGCTAGTGATGAAGTTGTTGCTGGCTCGGTGAATGGAGAGGGTGCTTTGACCATCAAAGTCACTCGCACCGGAGATAAAACAACTCTGAGCCAGATTATGCGACTGGTTAAGGAAGCGCAAGCTTCTAAAAGTCAATATCAAAACCAAGCCGATAAACTTGCTGGTTGGCTAACTTATACAGCGATCGCCGTTTCTACGCTGACGTTCATTGTTTGGCTATCAGTGGGAACAGGCGGTTTAACTTTTGCCATTAATCGTGCGGTGACGGTGTTAGTAATTACCTGTCCTCATGCCTTGGGTTTAGCGATTCCCTTAGTCATTATTAACGCCACGTCAATGGCAGCTAAAAACGGGATTTTGGTACGAAACCGAGATGCTTTTGAACGAGCGCGAGGCATTAAAACCATCGCCTTTGATAAGACGGGAACCTTGACAAAAGGACAATTCGGCGTAGAGCGGATTTATGCTGACGGTATTGAGGAGTTACCCGCCTTAGTGATTGCTGCTTCTTTAGAATCCTTATCAGAACATCCTCTCGGACAAGCGATCGTTGAGGAAGCCCATAACCGTAACAGCCAGCTTTCTCAAGGGACTGACTTCAAAGCTGTACCGGGTCAAGGCGTTGAAGGTGTAGTTAATAATCAACGCTATCGGGTTGGCAGACCAGAATGGGTTGAGGAGTTGAAATTGCGGTTTCCTCCAACCTTAGAAAAAAAACTGCAAGAAAGTGAATCGCGGGGGGAAAGCGCGATCGCATTGATGGATGATCAGCAAGTCCTGGCAGTCTTTGGGTTAGCAGATCAAGTGCGCGAATCGGCACGAAAAGCGGTGAAAAAATTACAGAAAATGGGCGTGCAGGTGGTGATGATTACAGGCGATGCTGAAGCGGTTGCCAAGACCGTTGCTGAGGATTTGCACATTGATCGCTACTATGCCCGTGTTTTGCCAGAGGATAAAGCTGCGTTGATTCGTAAGCTCAAAGCTGAACAGCCGACCGCTTTTGTTGGTGATGGCATCAATGATGCACCTGCATTAACTGAGGCAGATTTAGGACTGGCGATTGGCGCTGGAACTAATGTGGCGATCGAGTCGGCTGATTTAGTTTTAGTCAAAAGCGATCCACTGGATGCCACCTATGCGCTGAAACTGGCAAAAGCCACCTACAACAAAATGATCCAAAATTTGTTTTGGGCGACTGGATACAACGTCATTGGCATTCCCTTGGCGGCAGGAATTGCAGCACCGTTCGGCATTATCTTATCGCCAGCAGTGGGTGCAGTCCTGATGAGCATTTCGACCGTTGTTGTTTCAATTAATGCCATGTTGTTACGGCGCGTGCGTTTGCATGATTAG
- a CDS encoding AAA family ATPase gives MALTFQKLARLADFPDQARNTGYLSPNNWDDYGHKTLFLLTIFDEQGNEQTIGNIKIGFVGQNSGWTEKEIPQQFEVLPENFYSLGQDADYYENVVKSLSGEMAINVLTALGDVVHDPSRLQIAENEHAFKVSLLRSVNSSSIEHQFRRILRHEAQLTEYNFFYEKDNNERYSGIKVEFSVEPNTKPSSNIHILIGRNGVGKTTLLNNMIDALLPARGAVEETGYFATPSSQNKAEPIGNDYFAGVVSVSFSAFDPFTPPNDQPDANAGMRYHYIGLKKRFAQQEDQNLWGLKNKVDLCQDFIKSLKICFALTAKKARWINAVKTLESDFNFAEMDLCELVNVYADLSDNQQDFSERAAALFKRMSSGHAIVLLTVTKLVETVEEKTLVLLDEPESHLHPPLLSAFTRALSDLLVNRNGVAIIATHSPVVLQEVPKSCVSILRRTRLIANVDRPENETFAENVGILTREVFGLEVSKSGFHHLLANSVAEGKSYEEIEQEYQHQLGFEGKTILRSMIMIRDSQLGAIE, from the coding sequence ATGGCACTGACCTTTCAAAAGTTAGCAAGATTAGCCGATTTCCCAGATCAGGCTCGTAACACGGGTTATCTAAGCCCCAATAATTGGGATGATTACGGTCATAAAACCTTATTTCTCCTCACAATCTTTGACGAGCAAGGTAATGAGCAGACTATTGGTAATATTAAAATAGGCTTTGTTGGTCAAAATAGTGGATGGACTGAAAAAGAAATTCCACAGCAATTTGAGGTGTTGCCTGAAAATTTTTATTCTCTTGGACAGGATGCTGATTATTACGAAAACGTAGTAAAAAGTCTCTCTGGAGAAATGGCTATTAATGTTTTAACTGCTCTCGGCGATGTCGTACATGATCCTAGTCGGCTTCAGATCGCCGAAAATGAACACGCTTTTAAGGTTTCTCTACTAAGATCGGTGAACAGCTCGTCTATTGAACATCAGTTCAGAAGAATTTTGCGCCATGAAGCACAACTTACTGAATATAATTTCTTCTATGAGAAGGATAACAATGAACGTTATTCTGGCATAAAAGTCGAGTTTTCTGTTGAGCCAAATACTAAACCTTCTTCCAATATCCATATACTAATTGGTCGTAATGGGGTGGGAAAAACAACCCTTCTGAATAATATGATTGATGCTCTTCTTCCTGCGCGTGGTGCGGTAGAAGAAACAGGCTATTTTGCTACTCCATCATCACAGAATAAAGCCGAACCAATCGGGAATGATTACTTTGCTGGTGTTGTTTCGGTTTCATTTAGTGCTTTTGATCCTTTTACTCCTCCTAATGATCAGCCTGATGCTAATGCTGGGATGCGCTATCACTATATAGGGCTAAAAAAGCGTTTTGCTCAACAAGAAGATCAGAATCTTTGGGGACTAAAAAATAAGGTTGATTTATGCCAAGACTTCATAAAGAGTTTAAAGATATGTTTTGCGTTAACAGCGAAGAAAGCCCGTTGGATAAATGCGGTTAAGACGTTAGAGTCAGATTTTAATTTTGCTGAAATGGATTTGTGTGAACTTGTTAACGTATATGCGGATCTATCCGACAATCAACAGGATTTTTCTGAAAGAGCAGCAGCACTTTTCAAACGAATGAGTTCGGGTCACGCCATTGTACTTTTAACTGTTACAAAACTGGTTGAAACAGTTGAAGAAAAAACCTTAGTTCTGCTTGATGAGCCTGAAAGCCATCTTCATCCACCATTATTATCAGCATTTACGCGAGCGTTATCTGATTTGCTGGTTAATCGTAATGGTGTAGCGATCATCGCCACCCATTCGCCAGTCGTGTTACAAGAAGTACCTAAATCTTGCGTTTCGATCCTCCGAAGAACTAGGCTCATTGCAAATGTCGATAGACCAGAAAATGAGACATTTGCAGAGAATGTGGGGATTTTAACGCGAGAGGTTTTTGGATTAGAAGTTTCCAAATCTGGATTTCACCACTTATTGGCAAATTCTGTCGCTGAAGGTAAGAGCTACGAAGAAATAGAACAAGAATATCAGCACCAACTTGGTTTTGAGGGGAAAACTATTTTACGTTCGATGATAATGATTAGAGATTCGCAATTGGGAGCTATCGAATGA
- a CDS encoding type II toxin-antitoxin system RelE/ParE family toxin gives MPQKYKDKRTAKFATGDRVKEFQAFERQAYKRLEILEAAPNKESLMALPSNRFEVLGGDRKGQYSIRINDKWRICFEWTETENRPFNIEIVDYH, from the coding sequence ATGCCTCAAAAATATAAAGACAAACGCACAGCCAAATTTGCTACTGGCGATCGTGTCAAAGAATTTCAGGCATTTGAAAGACAAGCATACAAACGCCTAGAAATCCTAGAAGCCGCACCTAACAAAGAATCTTTAATGGCTTTACCAAGTAACCGTTTTGAGGTATTAGGCGGAGATAGAAAAGGGCAGTACAGCATCCGCATAAATGACAAATGGCGTATTTGTTTTGAGTGGACAGAAACAGAAAATCGCCCATTTAATATCGAAATTGTCGATTATCACTAA
- a CDS encoding HigA family addiction module antitoxin: MARPAIHAGEILSDELEELGISASELARSLHIPTNRITQILKGQRGITADTALRLGRWFGTGAELWLNLQKAYELRLAEELAGEEIQKTIQPRSSINNQPLVQV, encoded by the coding sequence ATGGCAAGACCTGCAATTCACGCTGGCGAAATCTTATCTGATGAATTAGAAGAACTTGGAATTAGTGCGTCAGAACTAGCGAGATCGCTCCATATACCCACAAATCGGATTACGCAAATTCTCAAAGGGCAAAGAGGTATTACTGCTGACACGGCACTACGTCTAGGACGATGGTTTGGCACTGGTGCAGAACTATGGCTTAATTTGCAAAAAGCCTATGAATTACGCCTAGCCGAAGAGTTAGCGGGAGAAGAAATTCAAAAGACGATTCAACCTCGTTCATCTATAAACAATCAGCCGTTAGTTCAAGTTTAG